A genomic segment from Vanacampus margaritifer isolate UIUO_Vmar chromosome 3, RoL_Vmar_1.0, whole genome shotgun sequence encodes:
- the LOC144048596 gene encoding RING finger protein 223, which yields MDPCLNSPDVESPPSRPAPAVPTVGDSSPATLQLSPVSAFTPSLPAPLPLPPYQVCVAIPSPGLRPSPPPSSALPEDGAPDLECWVCYSHFNNIFRCPKMLACKHTFCLECLARINIKSAQPAAIRCPLCRHMTPLPALGLPQLATDADVLASMPPAMQRVYSVRFQRNKGKLQIKRLTEGQRRCTARSLDVGLPSPSFRNVGRSGGVAAALSRLTERPLTRALFYVLLLLIFILLGAGLFFFLITYHCPP from the exons ATGGATCCTTGCTTGAACTCACCCGATGTTGAATCGCCGCCGTCCCGTCCGGCCCCGGCGGTCCCGACGGTCGGCGACAGTTCCCCCGCCACTCTTCAGCTCAGCCCCGTTTCTGCCTTCACCCCCTCCTTGCCGGCTCCGCTTCCCCTGCCGCCGTACCAGGTGTGCGTGGCCATCCCGTCGCCCGGCCTTCGCCCGTCCCCGCCGCCTTCGTCGGCACTCCCCGAGGACGGCGCCCCGGACCTGGAGTGCTGGGTGTGCTACAGCCACTTCAACAACATCTTCCGCTGCCCCAAGATGCTGGCGTGCAAGCACACTTTCTGCCTGGAGTGTCTGGCCCGCATCAACATCAAGTCTGCGCAGCCCGCCGCCATCCGTTGCCCGCTGTGCCGCCACATGACGCCGCTGCCGGCCCTCGGCCTGCCCCAGCTCGCCACCGACGCCGACGTGCTGGCGTCGATGCCGCCTGCCATGCAACGCGTTTACAGCGTTCGCTTCCAGCGCAACAAGGGCAAGCTGCAGATCAAGAG GTTAACGGAAGGTCAGCGGCGGTGCACCGCAAGGTCGCTGGATGTTGGTCTACCCAGCCCTTCCTTCCGGAACGTTGGCCGATCGGGTGGCGTGGCGGCGGCCTTGTCCAGGCTGACGGAGCGGCCGCTAACTCGAGCTTTGTTCTACGTGCTACTGCTCCTCATATTCATCTTGCTCGGCGCaggcctcttcttcttcttaatcaCGTACCACTGCCCGCCCTAG
- the ier3 gene encoding radiation-inducible immediate-early gene IEX-1, whose product MYSTSSTMLLFRRESLTRRNTQPEVFTFEHIPAAASSPAPARPKKRCTRVMYPAKVRMHLPPPEKSAAKRWLLLLVLVLLWQIYTEEPDTPTGSDYQTFPAGGDAAPAAAPSSACEAEAPADATAGPASNSLVALLVYHRLGGEN is encoded by the coding sequence ATGTACTCGACAAGCTCCACGATGCTTCTCTTCAGACGCGAAAGTTTAACCCGGCGCAACACGCAGCCTGAAGTGTTCACGTTCGAGCACATCCCGGCGGCCGCGAGCTCCCCGGCACCCGCCCGGCCCAAGAAGCGCTGTACTCGGGTCATGTACCCCGCCAAGGTCCGCATGCACCTGCCGCCCCCGGAGAAGAGCGCGGCCAAACGCTGGCTGCTTCTCCTCGTCCTGGTGCTCCTGTGGCAGATCTACACCGAGGAGCCCGACACGCCGACCGGCAGCGACTACCAGACATTCCCCGCCGGCGGCGACGCCGCTCCGGCGGCCGCTCCCTCCAGCGCCTGCGAGGCGGAAGCTCCGGCCGACGCCACCGCCGGGCCAGCCAGCAACAGTTTGGTGGCCCTTCTCGTCTACCATCGGCTGGGCGGTGAGAACTAA